A genomic region of Papaver somniferum cultivar HN1 chromosome 7, ASM357369v1, whole genome shotgun sequence contains the following coding sequences:
- the LOC113298376 gene encoding protein OPI10 homolog yields the protein MFGVVFPNRSFPMDISTFSQIDTFHWILDMNTFVGEAYDDIREICIFLLNGLSLPPDKALAVYIQSPGSPFVFCGAITVSRPSAVFSLSWPQPGAHMQLTASDSPPLSAKIGVSVEDISSLPSLDVVAEKRIEHLALKVGENLFNFMQSFCGVDGSRLVVPMDILDRWFKKFQERAKRDPSYLKGFVL from the exons ATGTTTGGAGTTGTTTTCCCAAATCGAAGTTTTCCGATGGACATCTCGACTTTCTCCCAAATCGATACTTTTCATTGGATCCTGGATATGAACACTTTCGTTG GGGAGGCGTATGATGATATAAGAGAGATATGTATATTCTTACTGAATGGTTTATCTTTACCACCTGATAAAGCCCTAGCTGTTTACATACAATCTCCTGGTTCACCTTTTGTATTTTGTGGTGCCATTACTGTTTCTCGTCCTTCAGCTGTATTTTCTCTTTCATGGCCTCAACCTGGTGCTCATATGCAACTTACTGCTTCAGATTCTCCTCCTCTTTCTGCCAAAATTGGTGTTTCTGTTGAAGATATTTCTTCTCTGCCTTCTCTTGATGTTGTTGCTGAGAAAAGAATTGAACATTTGGCTCTTAAAGTTGGGGAAAATCTCTTTAACTTCATGCAATCATTTTGTGGTGTTGATGGGAGTAGACTTGTGGTTCCTATGGATATTTTAGATCGATGGTTTAAGAAGTTTCAAGAACGAGCAAAACGCGATCCTTCTTATTTGAAGGGTTTTGTACTTTGA